The Ricinus communis isolate WT05 ecotype wild-type chromosome 8, ASM1957865v1, whole genome shotgun sequence sequence GGGCAAAATATGATCAAATAATCAGTTTTGGCACAAGTATAGGTGCTAGTCTTATCATCATACGCATAACTGTACGCGCGTGGGCAAGCATGTttaaagaacaaagaataaatCGAAGGTGAACACGTGTCAGGCGTTGAATAACCATCACTACAACAAAACTGTGGTTCTCCAAAAGCCTCACACGCGCTCCTACACGCGACACCAGTCTCGCTATTCCCACGCGCCGCCAGCTTCAACTCCTTAGGACACGCAAAATTCAAATCAATCAGACAACCGGTAGCGCCGCAGCTTCCGTTGGTAGCTTTCTTCGGAATCACAAGCATCGGAAGATTATATCCGTCGACTAAGCTGACGTCGTAAAAATCCAAACCCCCGGCGCCGTTTAAAGTAAACTCCGCCAAAGTCGCCGGAGGAATAGCGCCGCTGCCAGAGCATTCGATTTTACCGGAACCGCAGTCGGCGGTTAGACAAGAGAATTTACcggaggaatattggaaacaATGAGTCCGCCCCCATACCCGACCCGACCAGGCTGCTGGTATGGAAACGGATCTTGATTTTCCGGGTTTGAGAGCGAAGCCTGTTGTAGGTAGCTGTGGAGTGTTAGCGCCGGAGAGTAGGCCCGGCCAGACGGTATAGCGGCACTTGTTGAtgaatttgaaagaaattgaattaacATCTGCAAGAATTTAAAGACAAgcataaaatctttttaagaaaaaagcaaaagaaagaaagaggatcaGAGAATGAAAATAAGTAAAGAAAAGGCAGTGATAGTGAGTAAGATTAATTACCAGAGAAAAAcgagaaagagaagagagtgAGGAAGCCGAAGGAGAGAAGGAGATGATGATCCATTATTGAAGTTTGCGTTTGAGATTGAGTAAAGAATTTCACTTTCTTTATGAGAATGAAGCAAAGCAAAGCAAAGAGTGTCTTatgtatgtgtgtgtgtggggatccttctttgctttttgatgttttctttttgtgcgCGTGTGGTGTTGGCTGTGCTGACCCATGCAACTGTATTTTAGGCGGTTACTTTTCTTGAGACTCAAAAAACAGTTGGCTATAATGAGtatgcatttccatttttctgttttgcttTTTCCCACCAAAGTTCAACTTGCTATCTATTTAAGTTACTTATGTGGGTAGTTTCCTTCTCAGTTTACTTTCAGATTCCAACCAGTTATCTTCTTCTTATTGCACTATACAGCTTGCTACATGGCAAAAGCaaaactaaattgaaattattttatacgTATAGCTTATTCAATTATTACAGGAATGCAACCTagtagaaaaggaaaaacatccAAGACAGGTCTTTTTGTTgttcaaataattttacagATGACAGTAAATAATCTGTcgattgaattttatataaataaccAACTCTCCATATTCAAGGCACAAAGTTACAAACTTTTCTGCATAATGAGGTCCGATACATTGCAAAATGACAATAGTAAAACAATACAAACTCCAACACTCTAGTATTTTATATCTATCTAAGCCGTGTTCCTAAGATTAGCAGATGAGTTGATTTCATAAGGTTGCTACTAGGCTTGCCATAGAGACCTCAGCCACATCAAACGTCGAGGCCCTCTGATTGTCATGAACGCGATTGCATTCTTATCATCTTTGAGAACATTAACAGCCTTGGTGAACTCGGTTTCGTCTAGTTCTTCCAATTTCTGCAACTCCTCTAGGCACTTCTGATATATACTTTTCTCATTCAACACATTTCTTTGTACAGCTCTTAGTGTTGCTGCCGTGAACATCTCATATAAAGCATTTTCTAATGTCTCTCCAATATTTTCCCCTGATCTTCTTTTGCGGCCTGATGCTGATGCAGCGACAGATTTGCGCTTTCTAGGTTGCATGTCATTTATTCGGATTATTGAATCAGAATCAAGAGTGCCTTCAACCACTTGTGTAGGCAGATTCATGGGATCCGAAGATCGCACTGTTTCTGTATTGCTGTTTCCTTCTTCAGTTTCGACAGGCACTCCACTCGGAACAAGAAATTTCAAAGTAACTCTTTCTCCTGGACCAGGCATGTTACTAAATGCTAGAAGATTTGAACAATATAACTCAGAAAGGACAGGAAATTTTGAAGCAAGATTACCTTCAAATATCACGGACATCTGCTTGTACAGGGGAAAGCTCTTTCGCCTGAAAGGTCTTGCTTCAGTTCGCACCTACAATAACATGTTGTAAGTTTCTCTCAATGCATCATTCTGTATGTAGAATAAGTTACCTACCGCAATGTAGCTATCCCAAACTTTATCATCAGCCACGACCATTTGCCGTGTTTCATCCCAGCGAAATCCAGAATGACTAAGCAGGGTTTTAACAACACCATAATCTTTTTTCATCACATTGTAACGATTTTTAATCTGGTTTTCTTCTAAATTCATGCCAAAGTTTTTGTTAAAATCACGGGTAACAGATTTAATCACTTCGTTCTTAAACTCATTGTAAGCAGTTCTTCCACAGTTATGCTGCTCAATGAAAAGCTCAACCAGATAAGCATCACGAGTTGGAGTCCATTCTGCCTTGGGTCGCCCTAAGATTCCATCTTGTGCAGCAGACATCCTGTAACACTTTGAGCAATCAAGATGCGAAGATCTGGTAAACCAATAatgaaaatcaaataataatatcacaaaGTGACAAATATGAAAACAAACCCAACACTTCTCCTTTCATGAGAGATCAAGCCCATGATTATTGTCAATATGTTGTGCAATATTTAGGCTGTCAAGTCTACTTAGAAGCTagggaagaaaataagaaCTTGCAAATTTACAAACAGAAAGACACCTCTATATGTGAAGGAAAATTATAAACATgcagaagaaaataatttactttttggTTGCCAGTATCTTCAATTCTTAACTTAATACAAACCATAGTTTATTGTGATTTTGATGACTGCATGAAATGACTTACCTTTACATAAATATCTCTACTTCTGAATTTGTAGAGTGCATGGAATGATTCCCCATCATAGCAGTATCTATGACTTTTCAGTTGATGCACATGATTCATTTGACCCACTCCCTTTCTCCGTAACAAGTTTGATGAATAAGTGAAGATAGTTTGCACATCACTTATAATTCAGATCAGACTAGATAATAGGTGTGCACATGTTCTTACCTCATAGACTACACGTTTCTTATCATTTCACTTCCCTTGCTAAACCCCCTTACCTTCTCCACTTTCTTTGCTTACATTCTTACTATAAGATCTCTTTTTTCCGCCCCTCAATTCTTTACCAGTAAGACTAAAGCTTTTCAGCTAGTAGGTTAAAACAATAGAATATCTGACCTGACAAAGAGTAGTCTAGCTAATTAATTTTCACATAAAGCTGGGAAATTGGTTATAACATTCCTTTTCTATCAGGAAGATACATCACATCTTCATACACTTCATTTAGCTCGTCTCCTCAAGTACATTATAAACTTCAAGTTGTTAGATTAGTGTAGAATGATAGCTGTTGTCATCAAAgttaaatataccagttttttaGAATCCCAGCTATTGTCTGTTTGAATTAACATctgggaaagaaaaaaaaagatgaacagtttaatcaaaatattagcACACCAAAATGATTCCTTTAACACCAACCTCAAACACAAGAAACCACTAAATGAAACTGTTAAACACAGCCTCAGATGATATCCATTTGAAcatataagaatatattacCAAATTCAACACTTaccaatcaaaaaagaaaaaaaaattcttaactCCACATCGCAACTGCTTTATACTTAATAGCCTGTGAGTGTAATTGAAATATCAACAAACCAACTTCAAATGGACTCACATTATTCCTATTTCATTctgaaaattaataacaagCCAATAAAAGAATTGTTTCTATAACAAAACATAACCCCAAGCTGAGGTTTTTACATCTCTCTCTCACATTCATTGTTAAATTGATCATCACATTATCATCATGATTTTTCCAGTTTCATTATATATGCTAAGTTCTCATAACTCTAAAAAAGATCAAATAGTACTAATATTAGCTGTTAATAATACCAAATAATGCAGAtgctaaagaaaaagaaaaagaaaaagaaaaagtgataCAATGTTATAAGCAAGTATAAATTTTTGAGTGTTTGAGCTAAAATAATACATTTCCTAGTAGTTTTCTTGCATGTGAAAGAGTTAGAGGTACTACACTACATGAACTCAGTTtctttttcaagatttttccatttctttcccTCATTTTCTGAGCAACCAAACAGAGTATGAAAAGTTTAAAATGTGTGAGCATTCAAGGAGAAAAAGCCCATTTACAAAGTACCTGAAAGTTTCAGAAATCTCCACCGGAGCTCCGGCGACCGGCAAAAATGGTGAAGCGGGTGTATATTGAGGAAGAAGCTgattagattttcttttttaatttaaaaaactaagTAAAGGCAGTTTAAAGGCTAATAAGATAATGAGAGAGTATGAAAATAAAGTATGCTGCCACGTCAGATAATCTGCTAGATTATCTTATTTCTGCTTTTGGGCTCTAAACTCTTGGGCCACTAAACCCTTAAACCCTAAAACCCAATccattttaacttttatttattcagagttttcattttaattctattatctTAATATTAAATCAGGAATATGATTTTGTCGTTTGGTTAATCctaattaagttttaattcGAAGTATAGTTTCATATTCTCTTAtaatctcatttattttgtctAAGAactatttagaaatataaagattATAGATTGTGATATTCaagtgattttaattttattattataaataaatcaaagcaATTAATTCGTGTAAATCATTTTTATATCTGGAACTAATTCCAACATTAGGAAAAGAATCTAAAGTCTGTTTAAATTTAgcattattgtattaatatgcttggtaaaaaaatcattttaaaattatatttaaagcCTAACTTAAGTAGCAAAAATGTTTGTTTTTTAGTGTAAGATGTCTCGAATGCGAGTCATCTCTTCCTCACTAGTATTGTATAATCTATTGCTTGTTAGTCttccaataaataaataaaaatattattttaaaattataattttagttcctGTTTTGAAAGGATTAAATTAGGAACAAACCATTCCTTATAGGTTTTCATCCGATTTagtcaaaatatatttaattagattcttaaaattttaaaaatagaataattatattcttaagcTAGTTCTTCTATTAactaatttatcattttataatttttacttattaaaatacaaagttatattttttttacatgtAAAAGAATGAGTTGAAAAGTGTTaaactgatttttttttagcGCGTAAAACTAACTGGTCATATGCcattaaactataaaaatagaagaagtTAGTTTCGAGaatgtaattattatattttttaaattttagacatataatttaactattttaaaatttagtagtTTAATTGTGATTTACttgaaaagatatatatatatatatatatatatatatatatatatatatatatatataatcaaattcaGTTTTGGCCCAAAACCAACGGAAGGCAAAACTACTTTTAAACGATCTAgatatatcattaaatttaatgcaaaaattatttatatttgactAATTATGCTAATAAAAAGCAGTGTTATATGTCTCAGTCCATTTAATATACGACAATGTTACAAATATAAAGTTATAGCTCTTCTTAGTAGActtaaatcatataaaatgaTGATTGTACTAAACAAATTCCTATGGAAAgttcatttttttcaaatattcatTGCTTAAACCCTAAATCAAAGAAGCAATAAGATATATGTCGCATAGCCCAAGAAAATTCAAACGGTGAGTTACCAAAACAAGATGACTTTTGAATCacaagacttgcaataaaatTGGACAACTcgtaaaaggaaaagattaaAAGGGAATATAGAGTCAATTCAAAAGCCATGAAATTCTAATAAGACATATACAAAATACTTTCTTGTGCTTTGGACCAAAATGCAGCTTTAGTGGTGCAACACAAAAGGGGGATTAAAGTGGGAGTAAGAGAGTGACAAATGGGTGTTTTGTGTATAGGATTCTTTGATTCTAAAAATTGCTTCACAAAATGGAGGCCATAAAGGTGGGCAAGTATGATGGTGTTTATTGATCAATAAAATGAGTTCAAATCAAAATGGGCATTTGGGCAGCCAATCCTCAAGTAATGGAGTTGACCATAATTCAATCAAATATTTAGCACATCAAAGAGACCCCACATTCTGTAACTGCTTCCCAAGTCAATGCAGGTTTCCAAGCCCATGCCTCCTTTAAGTACCCAAAAATTAAaaccaaaaaggaaaaaatacaCAAACAGCAATAGTGCTTCCcttaatatgaattttaaaataatagcaataataataattataaaacccaagtaaaataattaattgttaaaGGAGACACAAGGCTGTAATTTGATCTACTTGGGGACCCTTAATCATTGCTAAACATCTCAAAACTTTGCTTGGAAAAGGCCGTAAAAGAATTGTCAAGGGAAACTCCAAAACCTACAAGTATAAATTAACTACAACTTAGGAGGTGATTATACTTAATTAACTCAAATATTAACCCAAGATTAATTTTCGAAATTGGACAGTAAAAGTAATGCATAATTGCTTGATTTTAGCCGGACTAAAatagatataagaaaaatataaaaagaatttaataaaaacttaaaatgtCACATGATTGTAGTAATGAAAAAGAGGAATAAGGTGAATTGCTAgaaatatatagttttagacATGATGCAACTTACTAATGATATCTAAAGATGCTTTATtgttcataatcataaataaggTACTAACATTatcatcttttatatatagttGCTGTGATTCATTTGCCTTTTAGCAAGCATGGCGTGCTAAATTTCTTCGGCATGCTAATTGTTTTTCTGATCGTTAGTTAGCTTTGTCTTGGTGTTAATTATAAAGGAAGGCAAGGTGGGTAGATGGCAATTTTAGTAGATATtgttcccttttctttcaaagacaaaataaataaataaaattaagaacaaaGTCTATCATTACAAAACAATccaatttatatacttttgttGTCTAATGGTCCCATATTTTAGTGACTCCAAATATAGTTTCAAAGACAAAAAGATTAGCAAAATTAGCATGCCCTGTCTATATTCATCAATCTTAGCTTCCCATCATCTaagattataagaaaataaaataaaaattgttgttctttataataatttgtatGGGAGACCCATAAATGCATTATATGCCTATAACttatgagaagaaaataattacttcacctgaaaaataatgTTAGTGGCGATTTGGTAGGTTCCACATTTCTTTCATGCGGGAAGGCGTAGACAATTTCTATTAGATGAATCATATATAAATGAGTATTGGTAGGTATTTTTGGCCAACTATGATATTCCTTAGTAAATCATAAatctactattttttttttttgaaaagtcgtaaatgtataaattttgATCTATGATATTAGATGAAATTTGTATTTTAGAAAGTATATTCAAGTCTTTgattaacttattttttaaaaataaaacattacattacataactaattaattatttttctttacatatcatataatcaaattaataaaattaatgactcGATTTATATCAAGCTTGACAATTTGGACTTtactctttattattatattgaaaaGAGTCGAATATTATTGTATTCATTAACATTACACGAGTTTAAATCTAGTCCAAAATTTCAAtaactattaattaaaaatttattagttcatcaacaaattaaaaatattttttaata is a genomic window containing:
- the LOC8268687 gene encoding thaumatin-like protein 1b, with the protein product MDHHLLLSFGFLTLFSFSFFSDVNSISFKFINKCRYTVWPGLLSGANTPQLPTTGFALKPGKSRSVSIPAAWSGRVWGRTHCFQYSSGKFSCLTADCGSGKIECSGSGAIPPATLAEFTLNGAGGLDFYDVSLVDGYNLPMLVIPKKATNGSCGATGCLIDLNFACPKELKLAARGNSETGVACRSACEAFGEPQFCCSDGYSTPDTCSPSIYSLFFKHACPRAYSYAYDDKTSTYTCAKTDYLIIFCPLPYTSQKLLETRKDGAQLPLVNKTMMYLSSKSVISTGR
- the LOC8268686 gene encoding uncharacterized protein At2g29880 isoform X1; protein product: MSAAQDGILGRPKAEWTPTRDAYLVELFIEQHNCGRTAYNEFKNEVIKSVTRDFNKNFGMNLEENQIKNRYNVMKKDYGVVKTLLSHSGFRWDETRQMVVADDKVWDSYIAVRTEARPFRRKSFPLYKQMSVIFEGNLASKFPVLSELYCSNLLAFSNMPGPGERVTLKFLVPSGVPVETEEGNSNTETVRSSDPMNLPTQVVEGTLDSDSIIRINDMQPRKRKSVAASASGRKRRSGENIGETLENALYEMFTAATLRAVQRNVLNEKSIYQKCLEELQKLEELDETEFTKAVNVLKDDKNAIAFMTIRGPRRLMWLRSLWQA
- the LOC8268686 gene encoding uncharacterized protein At2g29880 isoform X2, whose translation is MSAAQDGILGRPKAEWTPTRDAYLVELFIEQHNCGRTAYNEFKNEVIKSVTRDFNKNFGMNLEENQIKNRYNVMKKDYGVVKTLLSHSGFRWDETRQMVVADDKVWDSYIAVRTEARPFRRKSFPLYKQMSVIFEGERVTLKFLVPSGVPVETEEGNSNTETVRSSDPMNLPTQVVEGTLDSDSIIRINDMQPRKRKSVAASASGRKRRSGENIGETLENALYEMFTAATLRAVQRNVLNEKSIYQKCLEELQKLEELDETEFTKAVNVLKDDKNAIAFMTIRGPRRLMWLRSLWQA